From a single Arachnia propionica genomic region:
- a CDS encoding CE1759 family FMN reductase: MTCGSWPCGDHAHAIVDAMLTGLVSDALADVIGTVTGADALVAVTPTFSASFSGLFKSFFDILEPGVLKGMSVLLAATGGTVRHSLMIDYALRPLFSYLGARTVRTGVFAATEDFGGPGAAELQRRIEDAVGELRSCLTGPQRQRPADEFEQVTPFEQLLNRGKQ; encoded by the coding sequence ATGACGTGCGGGTCGTGGCCCTGCGGGGATCACGCCCATGCCATCGTCGACGCGATGCTGACGGGCCTCGTCTCTGACGCGCTCGCCGACGTGATCGGGACCGTAACCGGGGCCGATGCCCTGGTGGCGGTTACGCCCACCTTCTCCGCATCTTTCTCGGGGTTGTTCAAGAGTTTCTTCGACATTCTCGAACCGGGAGTCCTGAAGGGTATGTCGGTGCTGCTGGCAGCCACCGGCGGCACCGTCCGGCATTCCCTGATGATCGACTACGCCCTGCGTCCGCTGTTCTCCTACCTCGGGGCCCGGACTGTGCGAACCGGGGTCTTTGCCGCCACCGAGGACTTCGGCGGCCCCGGAGCAGCTGAGCTCCAGCGGCGCATCGAGGACGCGGTGGGGGAGTTGCGGTCTTGCCTGACCGGTCCGCAACGTCAGCGACCCGCCGACGAATTCGAGCAGGTCACTCCCTTCGAGCAGCTGCTCAATCGCGGAAAACAGTAG
- a CDS encoding LLM class flavin-dependent oxidoreductase — MQFGIFSVGDVTTDPTTGRTPTEHERIKGTVEIARLADEVGLDVFAVGQHHNPPFVASSPTTTLAWVGAQTKNIILSTATTLITTTDPVRLAEDYGTLQHLTDGRMDLMLGRGNTGPVYPWFGKDIRDGIDLSIENYALLRRLWDEEVVTWEGRFRTPLHAFTATPRPLDGVPPFVWHGSIRSPEIAEQAAYYGDGFFSNHIFWGPSHTKRMVELYRRRFAHYGHGAPEQAIVGLGGQVFMRRNSQDAVNEFRPYFDNAPVYGGGPSLEDFMAQTPLTVGSPEQVIERTLGFRDYVGDYQRQLFLMDHAGLPLKTVLEQVELLGTEVVPVLRREFAARRAPGVPDAPAHTARRAALGTGEPAEGRAAVDRWTGTRAEEDNVGAVGRL, encoded by the coding sequence ATGCAGTTCGGAATCTTCAGCGTCGGTGACGTGACCACCGACCCCACCACCGGGCGCACCCCCACCGAGCACGAGCGCATCAAGGGCACCGTCGAGATCGCGAGGCTTGCCGACGAGGTGGGACTCGACGTGTTCGCTGTCGGGCAACACCACAACCCGCCCTTCGTCGCCAGCTCGCCCACCACCACCCTGGCGTGGGTTGGCGCGCAGACGAAGAACATCATCCTGTCCACGGCCACCACCCTGATCACCACCACCGATCCGGTCCGGCTGGCCGAAGACTACGGGACGCTGCAGCACCTCACTGACGGTCGCATGGACTTGATGCTGGGACGCGGCAACACCGGACCGGTCTACCCGTGGTTCGGCAAGGATATCCGAGACGGCATCGACCTCAGCATCGAGAACTATGCGCTGCTGCGCCGCCTGTGGGATGAGGAGGTCGTGACCTGGGAGGGTCGCTTCCGCACCCCGCTGCACGCCTTCACTGCCACCCCGCGGCCCCTCGACGGGGTGCCGCCGTTCGTGTGGCATGGTTCTATTCGCAGCCCCGAGATTGCGGAACAGGCCGCCTACTACGGTGACGGGTTCTTCAGTAACCACATCTTCTGGGGGCCCTCCCACACCAAGCGCATGGTGGAGCTGTACCGGCGGCGTTTCGCCCATTACGGGCATGGTGCCCCGGAGCAGGCGATCGTTGGGCTCGGCGGGCAGGTGTTCATGCGCCGCAACTCGCAGGACGCCGTCAACGAGTTCCGGCCCTACTTCGACAACGCCCCCGTCTACGGGGGTGGCCCGTCGTTGGAGGACTTCATGGCCCAGACTCCACTGACCGTCGGCAGCCCCGAGCAGGTCATCGAACGCACCCTCGGATTCCGCGACTACGTCGGCGACTACCAGCGTCAGCTGTTTCTCATGGATCACGCTGGACTGCCGCTCAAGACGGTCCTGGAGCAGGTGGAGCTGTTGGGCACCGAGGTGGTTCCGGTGTTGCGCCGCGAGTTCGCGGCCAGGCGGGCCCCGGGCGTTCCGGATGCCCCCGCCCACACGGCCCGGCGCGCTGCCCTCGGAACCGGCGAGCCCGCCGAGGGCAGGGCTGCCGTCGACAGGTGGACCGGTACCCGGGCCGAGGAGGACAATGTTGGAGCGGTGGGCAGGCTGTGA
- a CDS encoding ABC transporter ATP-binding protein, whose product MSGNEARFFVLEGRDLHLGYAGGTDVVAGLDVAIEAGSFTVIVGPNACGKSTLLRSLSKVLPPRSGTVLLDGREISGMRPKAFAREVGFLAQSSIAPEGITVHELVSRGRYPYQSVLHQWSDEDDEQVSVAMERTNISALATRRVAELSGGQRQRVWIAMALAQQTRVLLLDEPTTFLDLAHQVEVLELCRELNQVLGTTVVAVLHDLNQACRYADRIIAMRDGQILTQGKPSDVMTAETVEQVFGLKVSVTSDPVTGTPLVLPAPPRAHDAG is encoded by the coding sequence TTGAGCGGGAACGAAGCCCGGTTCTTCGTGCTGGAGGGCCGGGACCTCCATCTGGGATATGCCGGTGGCACCGATGTCGTGGCGGGCCTCGACGTCGCCATCGAAGCAGGATCGTTCACCGTGATCGTCGGGCCGAATGCCTGCGGCAAATCCACCCTGCTGAGGTCGCTGAGCAAGGTGCTGCCGCCGCGCTCGGGAACAGTCCTGCTCGATGGCAGGGAGATCTCCGGGATGCGCCCCAAGGCCTTCGCGCGGGAGGTCGGTTTTCTGGCGCAGTCCTCGATAGCTCCCGAGGGCATCACCGTCCACGAACTGGTCAGCCGTGGCCGGTACCCGTATCAGAGTGTGTTGCACCAGTGGTCCGATGAGGATGACGAGCAGGTCAGCGTCGCCATGGAACGTACCAACATCAGTGCGCTGGCCACTCGGCGCGTCGCCGAGCTGTCCGGTGGCCAGCGGCAACGGGTCTGGATCGCGATGGCCTTGGCACAGCAGACGCGTGTGCTGCTTCTCGACGAGCCCACCACATTCCTGGATCTGGCCCACCAGGTGGAGGTGCTGGAGCTGTGTCGGGAGCTCAACCAAGTGCTCGGCACCACCGTGGTGGCTGTGCTGCACGACCTCAATCAGGCATGCCGCTATGCGGACCGGATCATCGCCATGCGTGACGGTCAGATCCTGACACAGGGAAAACCCTCTGATGTGATGACCGCGGAGACGGTGGAGCAGGTGTTCGGCCTCAAGGTGTCGGTGACTTCTGACCCGGTGACGGGAACGCCGCTGGTGCTCCCGGCTCCGCCCAGGGCACACGACGCCGGATAG
- a CDS encoding iron-siderophore ABC transporter substrate-binding protein: protein MSAFRATRPQPPTVSRRTILTGGAVSVLAVLAACSSPSSSGSPEASPAASGSASAGSGSSKSLPKSTVVPTELDSGMGSGQADGVFPRTVVHQQGETTINAAPAKVVVISTGQADAMLALGMCPMGSTTASGAEDPVAQYLKDAYPEQVSAIEAIAKVGSRTEPDIEAIGALKPDLILTNKAGKDDADTLYKNLTAIAPTVVMRGTGQFWKIDFLLLADALGKREAARSLLETFRKESAEAGSALTTAGTISLLRKNGEKLRVFGPASFAGSVVADMGLQRPDTQQFTDGVSQELSSETLDKADGDWLFYGVQGDKDEELTGQALWGSLKAVGAGHAVKVDDDPFFLNAGPTAARVVRDQIVKAIQG from the coding sequence ATGAGCGCTTTCCGAGCCACGCGTCCCCAGCCTCCCACTGTTTCCCGCCGCACGATCCTGACAGGTGGGGCGGTTTCCGTCCTGGCTGTGCTCGCCGCCTGTTCATCCCCTTCCAGCTCCGGATCCCCGGAAGCCTCTCCTGCAGCTTCCGGTTCGGCGTCAGCGGGCTCCGGGTCCTCCAAAAGTCTCCCGAAGAGCACTGTCGTCCCCACCGAGCTGGACAGCGGAATGGGATCGGGGCAGGCCGACGGTGTCTTCCCGCGCACCGTCGTCCATCAACAGGGTGAGACGACGATCAACGCCGCCCCCGCCAAGGTGGTCGTCATCTCCACGGGACAGGCTGATGCCATGCTGGCCCTCGGCATGTGTCCGATGGGTTCCACCACTGCGTCCGGGGCTGAGGATCCTGTCGCCCAGTACTTGAAGGATGCCTACCCAGAGCAGGTCTCCGCCATCGAGGCCATCGCAAAGGTCGGGTCTCGCACCGAACCGGATATCGAGGCCATCGGAGCGCTCAAACCAGATTTGATCCTCACCAACAAAGCAGGCAAGGATGACGCCGACACCCTGTACAAGAACCTGACAGCCATCGCCCCCACCGTCGTGATGCGCGGTACCGGACAATTCTGGAAGATCGACTTCCTGTTGCTGGCCGATGCTCTCGGCAAACGGGAGGCGGCCCGCTCCTTGTTGGAGACGTTCAGGAAGGAATCCGCCGAGGCCGGATCCGCACTGACCACCGCCGGAACGATCTCGCTGCTGCGCAAGAACGGAGAGAAACTTCGCGTCTTCGGACCGGCATCATTCGCCGGATCCGTTGTCGCCGACATGGGGCTGCAACGCCCTGATACCCAGCAGTTCACCGACGGCGTTTCCCAGGAGCTTTCCTCCGAAACCCTTGACAAGGCCGATGGGGATTGGCTTTTCTACGGAGTCCAGGGAGATAAGGACGAGGAACTTACCGGACAGGCGCTCTGGGGATCGTTGAAGGCGGTGGGTGCCGGGCACGCAGTCAAGGTCGATGATGACCCGTTCTTCCTGAACGCCGGGCCCACTGCGGCACGCGTCGTCCGCGACCAGATCGTCAAGGCCATCCAGGGTTGA
- a CDS encoding iron ABC transporter permease, which translates to MRPTADRTTSPRTELPSPIRPGILRSLAPVLAVLILLVLITESLALGSRTLSPQEVWQGLLAHDNSVASKVVWELRIHRTILAIVVGAALAVAGVVMQALARNPLAEPGILGVNAGASLAVVAAIGGLGFTSVNQYLPFAFAGAAAAAVLVHMMSRRSADAGPARLVLAGVALGASLSSITGTITMYNSKIFDSYRFWVVGSLENRKLEVLLWVTPFLVVGLLLALASAHSLNALALGDEQATALGVNIAVVRGGAFIAITLLCGAATAAVGPISFIGLVIPHVARLLVGADQKRLLAWSITAGAGLLLAADVVGRLLIRPTELEAGIVTAFIGAPVLLVLAVTNRTNRRRA; encoded by the coding sequence GTGCGACCCACCGCTGACCGGACCACGTCCCCCCGCACGGAACTGCCGTCCCCGATCCGCCCGGGGATCCTGCGCTCCCTGGCACCCGTGCTGGCAGTCCTGATCCTCCTCGTGCTGATCACCGAGAGTCTCGCCCTGGGATCGCGGACTCTCAGCCCGCAAGAGGTCTGGCAGGGACTCCTGGCGCACGACAACTCAGTGGCCAGCAAGGTGGTGTGGGAGCTGCGCATCCACCGCACCATCCTCGCGATCGTGGTGGGCGCAGCTCTGGCCGTCGCGGGCGTCGTCATGCAGGCCCTCGCCCGCAACCCCCTGGCGGAGCCCGGAATCCTCGGGGTCAACGCGGGAGCATCCCTAGCGGTTGTCGCAGCCATCGGAGGCCTCGGGTTCACATCCGTGAACCAATACCTGCCCTTCGCGTTCGCCGGCGCGGCGGCGGCCGCGGTGCTCGTCCACATGATGTCGCGGCGCTCCGCCGACGCCGGACCCGCCCGTCTGGTGCTGGCCGGTGTCGCGCTGGGCGCCAGTCTCTCGTCGATCACCGGCACCATCACGATGTACAACAGCAAGATCTTCGACTCCTACCGCTTCTGGGTGGTGGGGTCACTCGAGAACCGGAAACTGGAGGTCCTGCTCTGGGTAACCCCGTTCCTGGTGGTGGGTCTGTTGCTGGCCCTGGCATCCGCACACAGCCTCAACGCGCTGGCTCTCGGGGACGAACAGGCCACGGCACTCGGGGTGAACATCGCGGTGGTGCGGGGCGGGGCGTTCATCGCGATCACCCTGCTGTGCGGGGCGGCCACGGCCGCCGTCGGCCCGATCTCCTTCATCGGTCTGGTCATTCCCCACGTGGCCCGCCTGCTGGTGGGGGCCGATCAAAAACGTCTGCTGGCGTGGTCGATCACGGCGGGTGCGGGGCTCCTGCTGGCGGCCGACGTAGTGGGACGGCTCCTGATCCGCCCCACCGAGCTGGAGGCGGGGATCGTGACCGCTTTCATCGGCGCACCCGTACTGCTGGTGCTGGCCGTGACGAACCGGACGAACAGGAGGAGAGCATGA
- a CDS encoding FecCD family ABC transporter permease — protein sequence MIPESVRTLGTPAGHRRISFGHRSRFSFLTHWRSLVVVGIALLVILLGSVASLTTGTYPVSLDMLLEVFQGRGEDLTPFIVLEQRLPRVTGAVVISGMLGMSGAIFQSVSRNPLGSPDIVGFTRGATTGGLFAILVFASSSALVTGAGAIVGGAATAAVVVLLTMRRGVGGDTLVLTGIALGQMLASLNDYLLAATDIESAEAAKTWQHGSLNGITWATVTPLLVTAILLLPVGMWLAGPGRILEMGDDAASGLGLRVRRTRSVMIGYGVVLAAVCVAAAGPIGFLALAAPQLAGRLSRSAGINLLPTFMVGAALLVLADFTAGRLLSPFQIPVGLISSALGGLYLMWLLGMGGRHRT from the coding sequence ATGATTCCGGAATCGGTTCGCACCCTGGGCACCCCAGCCGGCCATCGTCGGATCTCCTTCGGACACCGGTCGCGTTTCAGTTTCCTGACGCACTGGCGGTCACTGGTGGTGGTCGGTATCGCGTTGCTGGTCATCCTGTTAGGTTCGGTGGCGTCGCTGACGACGGGGACCTACCCGGTATCCCTCGACATGCTCCTGGAGGTGTTCCAGGGCAGGGGTGAGGATCTGACCCCCTTCATCGTTCTCGAACAGCGGCTACCACGGGTGACGGGGGCCGTAGTCATCAGCGGCATGCTCGGAATGTCGGGCGCGATCTTCCAGAGCGTCTCCCGCAACCCGCTGGGCAGCCCCGACATCGTCGGTTTCACACGGGGCGCGACGACGGGCGGCCTGTTCGCCATCCTGGTGTTCGCCTCCTCCAGTGCTCTGGTCACCGGAGCCGGTGCGATCGTAGGCGGCGCCGCCACAGCAGCGGTGGTCGTGCTGCTGACCATGCGACGTGGGGTCGGTGGGGACACCCTCGTGCTGACCGGTATCGCTCTGGGACAGATGCTCGCCTCCCTCAACGACTACCTGCTGGCAGCAACCGACATCGAGTCGGCCGAGGCAGCCAAGACCTGGCAGCACGGCAGCCTCAACGGCATCACGTGGGCAACCGTCACCCCTCTGCTGGTTACTGCGATCCTGCTGCTCCCGGTCGGGATGTGGCTGGCCGGGCCCGGCAGGATCCTCGAGATGGGCGACGACGCGGCCTCGGGGCTCGGTCTCAGGGTTCGCCGGACCCGCTCCGTGATGATCGGCTACGGCGTGGTCCTGGCAGCGGTGTGCGTGGCCGCGGCCGGCCCGATCGGTTTCCTGGCCCTGGCCGCTCCCCAGCTGGCGGGCCGGTTGTCGCGCTCGGCGGGGATCAATCTCCTGCCGACGTTCATGGTGGGCGCGGCCCTGCTGGTCCTGGCCGATTTCACTGCGGGGAGGCTGCTCAGTCCTTTCCAGATCCCCGTCGGACTAATCAGCTCGGCCCTCGGCGGGCTCTACCTGATGTGGTTGCTGGGAATGGGGGGCCGGCATCGCACGTGA
- the mvk gene encoding mevalonate kinase, with translation MERHSPARVGRGRTWAKAILLGEHSVVYGHPAVAVPLHDLPMHATATPVPGPSWLDSLGHRGPMDQADPRFACVVRAFEAAREFSGCPTQSFEITTRSDIPHEGGLGSSAAAAGAIIRAVLHACRRDASTDELFTLTQLAEQVAHGKPSGLDAATTSSPHPIRFQGGRMHPLTQRIEQAHLVIADSGIHGSTRQAVGGLRARYEENTRTIGPLIDELGVLAQTAVTALGDGDAPALGAAMDRAHTVLAKLDLSLPILDELTASARRAGALGAKLTGGGLGGCVIALADGAQAADRVRAALEHSGASATWIHRMPVSEVNE, from the coding sequence TTGGAAAGGCACTCCCCCGCCCGCGTGGGCCGCGGGCGCACCTGGGCGAAGGCCATCCTCCTGGGCGAACACTCTGTCGTGTACGGGCATCCCGCCGTAGCCGTGCCGCTGCACGACCTGCCGATGCACGCAACAGCAACGCCCGTTCCCGGCCCCTCGTGGCTGGACAGTCTCGGCCACCGAGGCCCCATGGACCAGGCCGACCCACGGTTCGCCTGCGTCGTGAGGGCCTTCGAAGCAGCCCGGGAATTCTCGGGATGCCCCACACAGTCCTTCGAGATCACCACACGCAGCGACATCCCCCACGAAGGCGGCCTGGGTTCCTCCGCAGCCGCGGCGGGCGCGATCATTCGTGCCGTCCTGCACGCCTGTCGGCGCGACGCCTCCACCGACGAGCTGTTCACACTGACGCAGCTGGCCGAGCAAGTGGCGCACGGAAAACCGTCCGGGCTGGATGCGGCGACAACCAGTTCTCCCCACCCCATACGTTTCCAGGGTGGTCGAATGCACCCCCTCACCCAGCGCATCGAACAAGCACACCTGGTCATCGCAGATTCGGGCATCCACGGCAGCACCCGTCAGGCCGTCGGTGGCCTGCGAGCACGCTATGAGGAGAACACCAGAACCATCGGGCCGCTCATCGACGAACTCGGCGTGCTCGCGCAGACGGCTGTGACCGCCCTGGGTGACGGTGATGCTCCCGCTCTCGGTGCGGCCATGGACCGGGCACACACGGTGCTGGCGAAACTCGACCTGAGCCTGCCGATCCTGGATGAGCTCACCGCCTCGGCCCGCCGGGCGGGGGCGCTGGGCGCCAAACTCACTGGCGGTGGACTTGGTGGGTGCGTGATCGCCCTGGCTGATGGCGCACAGGCCGCGGATCGCGTCCGTGCCGCCCTGGAGCACTCGGGCGCATCTGCGACATGGATTCACAGGATGCCCGTCAGCGAGGTAAACGAATGA
- the mvaD gene encoding diphosphomevalonate decarboxylase, which produces MTLTATASANTNIALIKYWGKADESLTIPATSSLSLTLGGTRTTTTVSFDGGTGDEDAVTINGAPPGGTARERVIRFLDLVRSRVGMTIRASVTSSSTVPLAAGLASSAAGFAALAAAATRAVGMCLDERALSRLARRGSGSATRSIFGGLVLWNAGVDDETSYAEPVSCDLDLAMVVVVVSAGRKTISSTQAMRHTMRTSPLYPAWVEASREDLQGALEAVRARDLPRLGEVVEANALGMHATMIAARPSVVYWLPETLDVVHTVRIMRDEGFPVWATIDAGPNVKVLTAGKDADRVAAVLRDRIPGAATSVRYPGGGVRIEEATT; this is translated from the coding sequence ATGACCCTCACCGCGACAGCCAGCGCGAACACCAACATCGCCCTGATCAAGTACTGGGGCAAAGCAGACGAGTCGCTGACGATCCCTGCCACATCAAGCCTGTCACTCACCCTTGGCGGAACGCGGACCACCACCACGGTCTCCTTCGACGGCGGCACAGGAGACGAGGACGCGGTCACCATCAACGGCGCTCCTCCCGGCGGGACGGCCCGGGAGCGGGTTATCCGGTTCCTCGACCTCGTGCGCTCCCGGGTGGGCATGACGATCCGGGCGAGCGTCACATCCTCCTCCACCGTGCCGCTTGCAGCCGGCCTGGCGAGTTCAGCAGCGGGTTTCGCCGCGCTCGCCGCGGCCGCCACGCGCGCGGTGGGCATGTGCCTGGACGAGCGTGCGCTGTCTCGGCTCGCCCGGCGCGGCTCCGGATCGGCCACCCGCTCGATCTTCGGCGGTCTGGTGCTGTGGAACGCCGGCGTCGACGACGAAACCTCCTACGCCGAACCCGTGAGCTGCGATCTGGACCTGGCCATGGTCGTCGTCGTTGTCTCGGCGGGACGTAAAACCATCAGCAGCACACAGGCCATGCGCCACACCATGCGTACCTCACCGCTCTATCCGGCCTGGGTCGAGGCCAGCCGCGAGGACCTGCAAGGTGCGCTGGAAGCGGTGCGCGCCCGCGACCTGCCACGTCTGGGTGAGGTCGTCGAGGCCAACGCCCTAGGAATGCACGCCACGATGATCGCGGCGCGCCCCTCTGTCGTGTACTGGCTGCCGGAAACACTCGATGTGGTGCACACGGTCCGCATCATGCGTGACGAAGGGTTCCCCGTCTGGGCCACCATCGACGCGGGCCCGAACGTGAAGGTCCTCACCGCCGGAAAGGATGCCGATCGGGTCGCGGCGGTTCTCCGGGACCGCATCCCCGGTGCGGCGACCTCGGTCAGGTACCCGGGCGGCGGTGTGCGCATCGAGGAGGCCACCACATGA